Proteins found in one Plasmodium sp. gorilla clade G2 genome assembly, chromosome: 14 genomic segment:
- a CDS encoding H/ACA ribonucleoprotein complex subunit 4, putative: MEEKKRDYKIEPEKTEATIDTSNWPLLLKNYDKLNIRTSHFTPLPMGNSPYSRNIEEYLKYGIINLDKPSNPSSHEVVSWIRKILRCEKTGHSGTLDPKVTGVLLVCLNRATRLVKSQQESGKEYVCVCKFHSKPKSIEEVKLVLNNFQGAIFQRPPLICAVKRQLRVRTIYDSKLLDYDEKNNVCVFWVKCQAGTYIRTLCEHIGLLLGVGAHMQELRRVKSGNMTEYDNMCTLHDILDAQYIYDTTGDESYLRKIITPLEKLLINFPRIVIKDSAVNAICYGAKLTIPGVLRFDNNIDVNTEIVIMTTKGEAVALAIAQMTSTVIATVDHGVVSLTKRVIMDRDTYDVKWGFGNRSMEKKKLILAGLLDKYGKPNEKTPLSWIKSEGYAPKLIGTNTTNFNLDIQNDNTKNENNNNKIEKNNLTTSSINTNINDDMSEANKNQNENAEKSDSSDLKKKKKRKT; encoded by the coding sequence atggaagaaaaaaaaagagattaTAAAATTGAACCTGAGAAAACAGAAGCTACTATTGATACATCTAATTGGCCTTTATTATTAAAGAattatgataaattaaatatacgTACATCTCATTTTACTCCTTTACCAATGGGAAATTCTCCATATTCAAGAAATATAgaagaatatttaaaatatgggATTATAAATTTAGATAAACCTAGTAATCCTTCATCTCATGAAGTAGTTTCATGGATAAGGAAAATTTTACGATGTGAAAAAACAGGGCATAGTGGTACATTAGACCCTAAAGTTACAGGTGTTTTATTAGTTTGTTTGAATAGAGCAACAAGATTGGTAAAATCACAACAAGAGTCAGGAAAAGAGTATGTTTGTGTATGTAAATTTCATTCGAAACCTAAGAGTATAGAAGAGGTAAAATtagtattaaataattttcaaGGAGCTATATTTCAAAGACCTCCATTAATATGTGCTGTTAAAAGGCAATTAAGAGTTAGAACAATATATGATTCCAAATTATTAgattatgatgaaaaaaataatgtttgTGTATTTTGGGTTAAATGTCAAGCCGGAACATATATAAGAACCTTATGTGAACATATAGGTTTATTATTAGGTGTAGGGGCACATATGCAAGAATTAAGAAGAGTTAAATCTGGAAATATGAcagaatatgataatatgtgTACATTACATGATATATTAGATGCTcagtatatatatgatactaCAGGTGATGAATCATatttaagaaaaattattacacCATTAGAAAAATTACTCATAAATTTCCCACGTATAGTTATAAAAGATAGTGCTGTTAATGCTATATGTTATGGAGCTAAACTAACTATACCAGGAGTTTTACgatttgataataatattgatgtaAATACAGAAATTGTTATTATGACAACAAAAGGAGAAGCAGTTGCATTAGCCATAGCACAAATGACATCTACAGTTATAGCAACAGTAGATCATGGTGTTGTCTCTCTAACTAAAAGAGTTATTATGGATAGAGATACATATGATGTAAAATGGGGATTCGGTAATAGAtctatggaaaaaaaaaaactcatACTTGCAGGACTCTTAGACAAATATGGTAAACCAAATGAAAAAACTCCATTAAGTTGGATAAAAAGTGAAGGATATGCTCCAAAACTAATTGGAACAAATACAACCAACTTTAATTTAGATattcaaaatgataatacaaaaaatgaaaataacaataataaaattgaaaaaaataatttaaccACTTCTTcaattaatacaaatattaacGATGATATGTCTGAAGcaaataaaaatcaaaatgaaaatgcAGAAAAATCTGATTCAagtgatttaaaaaaaaaaaaaaaaagaaaaacataa
- a CDS encoding DNA replication licensing factor MCM2, whose protein sequence is MEDKKKLEEDLESNKYDIDEEDLLEDEGRLNEEERQAELEGESLFEEDEGFIFGADDEKKEMQKLRNLGLDNDDYDDDFIDDELDYEDNLKARRAAERHMQMQRKQEGKYEKNKFWKTLEDQLEGDDEEEDIFDKVAEKVAKRRENLHLTAEETDIPDLSNLESAKICLSVNPKDVVFDERYQQAADTCFRYFLHKFSLKDSMGLNIDESNTELHEEEHMNSSHQYYIDKIEKMILNDKHTLIVSAKHLIQFHCENLVQWIEFKPEQILEVLHECLMVEAYRISPKLYKGRICKVVLRDWPYSTQLRNLRCTELNTLIKVTGVCIKRGYVLPKLRVMYLKCNSCDTTLSEVPIYFADGKKPVLPRRCPHCQSATFSVDRIKTAYTDYQKITLQESPCSVPAGRAPRQREVVVTGDLVDKVKPGEEVEVLGIYKTKYDIGLNIKYGFPILQTEIEANNIERKEDIQLSELTEDDIKDILKLSKDPNIRERIITSIAPAIWGHKDIKTSIAYALFGGVQKGGDRSFSKNNETNNFGVQNRDILNNFKGGHTIRGDINVLLLGDPGLGKSQVLQYVHKTNLRTVYTTGKGASAVGLTAGVRKDHTTNEWTLEGGALVLADEGICIIDEFDKMTDKDRVSIHEAMEQQSISISKAGIVTTLRARCAVIAAANPIYGRYDPTLTFKENVDLSDPILSRFDLITVLRDIPNVDEDFYLAEYVVTNHQLSHPKLENTQNYQKRIENLKNVIVSSSAYEPIPQDLLQKYIIYARTNCKPSLSDVPYAEISAKLSNFYSRVRQKASASGGYPLTLRHIESIIRIAEANAKMRLSHQIYSKDVDYAIATLLESYVSCQRFAVAKQLSKEFARYRALFRGGYEVLRELLRRTVQQMIQRQNLKNASAKDFQNDSESGTESEAEILNPNNVFLPLHIFMKTAMQNKFSEYQVVNWMKSKVFNEHYAVIKRDGVEGIISKKFKV, encoded by the exons ATGGag gataagaaaaaattagaagAAGATTTAGAATCTAACAAGTATGATATTGATGAAGAAGATTTACTAGAAGATGAAGGAAGgttaaatgaagaagaaagaCAAGCCGAGCTAGAAGGAGAAAGTTTATTTGAAGAAGATGAAGGATTTATTTTTGGAGctgatgatgaaaaaaaagaaatgcaAAAGTTACGAAATTTAGGTTTAGATAATGatgattatgatgatgattttATTGATGATGAATTAGATTATgaagataatttaaaagcAAGAAGAGCAGCAGAGAGACATATGCAGATGCAAAGAAAACAAGAaggaaaatatgaaaaaaataaattttggAAAACATTAGAAGATCAATTAGAAggtgatgatgaagaagaagacaTATTTGATAAGGTTGCTGAAAAGGTAGCAAAGAGAAGAGAGAATTTACATTTAACAGCTGAAGAAACTGATATTCCAGATTTATCAAATTTAGAAAGTGCAAAAATTTGTTTATCTGTTAATCCTAAAGATGTAGTATTTGATGAAAGATATCAACAAGCTGCAGATACATGTTTTCGATATTTCTTACAtaaattttctttaaaaGATTCTATGGGTTTAAATATTGATGAATCTAATACAGAATTACATGAAGAGGAGCATATGAATAGTTCCcatcaatattatattgataagatagaaaaaatgattttaaatgataaacACACCTTAATTGTATCAGCTAAACACTTGATTCAATTCCATTGTGAAAATTTAGTTCAATGGATTGAATTTAAACCTGAACAAATATTAGAAGTATTACATGAATGTTTAATGGTAGAAGCATATAGAATATCTcctaaattatataaaggaaGAATATGTAAAGTTGTGTTACGTGATTGGCCATATTCTACACAATTAAGAAATTTAAGATGTACAGAATTAAATACATTAATAAAAGTTACAGGAGTATGTATTAAAAGAGGATATGTGTTACCAAAATTAAGAGTAATGTATTTAAAATGTAATTCATGTGACACTACGTTATCAGAAGTACCTATATATTTTGCTGATGGAAAAAAACCGGTATTACCAAGAAGATGTCCTCATTGTCAATCAGCTACATTTTCTGTTGATAGGATAAAAACTGCTTATACCGATTATCAAAAAATTACCTTACAAGAATCTCCATGTTCTGTACCAGCAGGAAGAGCACCACGACAAAGAGAAGTAGTAGTGACAGGAGATTTAGTGGATAAGGTGAAACCAGGTGAAGAAGTGGAAGTGttaggtatatataaaacaaagtATGATATCggtttaaatataaaatatggatTTCCCATATTACAAACAGAAATTGAAGCTAATAACATTGAAAGGAAAGAAGATATACAATTAAGCGAATTAACAGAAGATGATATAaaggatatattaaaattatcaaaAGATCCAAATATAAGAGAACGTATTATTACTTCTATTGCACCTGCAATTTGGGGACATAAAGATATTAAGACATCTATTGCTTATGCTTTATTTGGTGGAGTACAAAAGGGTGGAGATAGGagtttttcaaaaaataatgaaactAACAATTTTGGTGTACAAAACagagatatattaaataattttaaaggAGGTCATACTATAAGAGGAGATATTAATGTATTACTATTAGGAGATCCAGGTTTAGGAAAATCACAAGTTTTACAATATGTACATAAAACAAATTTAAGAACTGTATATACTACAGGTAAAGGAGCATCTGCTGTTGGTTTGACTGCTGGTGTTAGAAAAGATCATACAACTAACGAATGGACTTTAGAAGGAGGTGCTTTGGTTTTAGCTGATGAAGGTATTTGTATTATTGACGAATTTGATAAAATGACTGATAAGGATCGAGTTAGTATTCATGAAGCTATGGAACAACAATCGATTTCTATTTCAAAAGCTGGTATAGTTACAACATTGAGAGCAAGATGTGCAGTTATAGCAGCTGCTAATCCAATATATGGTCGTTATGATCCTACATTAACTTTTAAAGAAAATGTCGATTTATCAGATCCAATTTTAAGTAGGTTCGATTTAATTACCGTTTTGAGAGATATACCTAATGTAGATGAAGATTTTTATTTAGCTGAATATGTCGTAACAAATCATCAATTAAGTCATCCAAAATTAGAAAATACAcaaaattatcaaaaaagAATTGAAAATTTAAAGAACGTTATTGTTTCGTCATCAGCATATGAACCTATTCCTCAAGATTTGTTacagaaatatattatttatgctAGAACAAATTGTAAGCCAAGTTTATCAGATGTTCCATATGCTGAAATTAGTGCAAAATTATCTAATTTTTATAGTAGAGTAAGACAAAAAGCAAGTGCCTCAGGTGGATATCCATTAACACTAAGACATATTGAAAGTATTATCAGAATTGCAGAAGCAAATGCAAAAATGAGATTATCTCATCAAATTTATTCAAAAGATGTTGATTATGCTATAGCTACATTATTAGAATCATATGTATCATGTCAAAGATTTGCAGTAGCTAAACAATTAAGTAAAGAATTCGCAAGATATAGAGCTTTATTTAGAGGAGGTTATGAAGTGTTACGTGAATTATTAAGAAGAACTGTACAACAAATGATACAAAGACAAAACTTAAAAAATGCCTCTGCAAAAGATTTCCAAAATGATTCAGAATCAGGAACTGAAAGTGAAGCAGAAATTTTAAATCCAAATAACGTGTTCTTgccattacatatatttatgaaaacaGCCATGCAAAATAAATTCTCAGAATATCAAGTAGTCAACTGGATGAAATCCAAAGTTTTTAATGAACACTATGCAGTAATAAAAAGAGATGGAGTCGAAGGAATAATAAGTAAAAAGTTTAAGGTGTAA
- a CDS encoding ubiquitin fusion degradation protein UFD1, putative, producing the protein MWGFSNLNNLWPRDFLNVSEPFQEEYTCYPVSFIGKDDMENGNKIILPQTALNALARRHISWPMLFEVSNPYTDKRTHSGVLEFISDEGTCHMPYWMMQQLNLKEGDIVRVTSVSLPKGTFVKLKPCSKDFMELSNHRAVLETALRNYATLTIGDNIVIHYLGKTYEIKIVDLKPSFACTIIETDVEVEFEEPIDHSEAVQYVTEVVPEEENKFKGKGQRTDGKSCHKALKKEIIKPKVVENLEPWKDKLPGGIRTKCTEYEDLLKKGRIPGIVGKFTERKN; encoded by the exons ATG TGGGGATTTAGTAATTTGAATAATTTATGGCCAAGGGATTTTTTGAATGTGTCTGAACCATTCCAAGAAGAATATACATGTTATCCTGTATCATTTATAGGAAAGGATGATATGGAAAATGgaaataaaa ttATACTTCCACAGACGGCTTTAAATGCCTTGGCAAGAAGACATATATCCTGGCCCATGTTATTTGAAGTTTCGAATCCATACACG GATAAAAGAACTCATAGTGGGGTCTTGGAATTTATTTCTGATGAAGGTACCTGTCACATGCCATATtgg ATGATGCAacaattaaatttaaaagaagGTGATATTGTAAGGGTTACAAGTGTTAGTTTACCTAAAGGGACATTTGTAAAGCTCAAGCCATGTTCTAAAGATTTTATGGAATTATCTAATCATAGAGCAGT tCTTGAAACCGCTTTACGAAATTACGCTACATTAACTATTGGAGATAATATTGTAATTCATTATTTAGGAAAAACCTATGAAATTAAAATAGTG gATTTAAAACCTTCATTTGCCTGTACAATTATTGAAACAGATGTGGAAGTGGAGTTCGAAGAACCAATAGATCACAGCGaag CTGTACAATATGTTACCGAAGTTGTACCAGAGGAAGAAAAC aaaTTTAAAGGAAAGGGTCAAAGAACTGATGGGAAAAGTTGTCATAAAGctttgaaaaaagaaataatcaAACCTAAAGTTGTTGAAAATCTTGAACCTTGGAAAGATAAATTACCTGGAGGAATTAGA acGAAATGTACTGAATATGAAGATTTGTTGAAAAAAGGTCGTATTCCTGGTATTGTTGGAAAATTTACGGAacgaaaaaattaa